The segment TCGAAAAAATTGTCTTTAGTGGCTAACTGTTCAGCTGTTAAACCTGGTAGTCCGGCACGATACCTGACTAAGTTAAAAGCCTTGGCCATTTCGGCTTCATCACGCGAAAAAGTGTACACAACACTGTCGCTCCCGGTGATAGCCCATGTTTGGGTCAGATTATTCAACGCTTCGGCATAAGAGAGAAGAATTTCCGCATAACGGATAATACCGAATGGTTTATTGAGCCTGGCAGCATTGGACCCCGACCATGCATCGTCACGATGGACATACTTTTTGGAAACATATCCGGTAGTGGTATAATCTTCCACATTGCCTGTCGATTGGTATTTCCCGGCATTGTCGTCTGCTGCATAACCGAAGTACTGATTATATTTACCTGATTCGCTGGTCGAGCTCATCGGCCAGAAACACTGGCTAAATCCTACACATGCGTAAAAACGTGCTTCTCGGTTCATGTACATGTTAAATACCGGGGGACCTCCACCCAGTTCGTATCCTGAGTATATTTGTGTCCTGGAACCTGTAAAAAATCCCGTTTCATCATAGGGACAATCCACAGTACCCGGAAAAACAGGATCACCGCCGTCTGCCAGATAAAATGCATCCACCACTTTCTGGGTAAGTGCCATCCCTCCATATCCTCCGAATTCCTTGGGAAAACTATGTTGGGTATATTGCCTGGTGGAAATATCCATTCTTCCCCAGACATATTCCGGATTATTGGCGGCAAGGCTTTCTCCTGTAAACATATCCGAATAGGATCTGTATGGATCAATACCTCCTGGACCATCGGGATAATTATTTTTATTTACCATCCCCGCCGGTAATGCCGGGGTAAAATTATCTGCCTCATAGGTGTGCAAAGAGTACGTATTCAGATCCATAACCCGTTTGGCTGCATAGGCGGCCAATGCCCATCTGCGTTCGTCATAATCCTGATTCACATAATGCTTGCCATCGGAAGCTCTTGTCCAGGAACCATAATAAAGTCTGGCCGAGTTTCCGGCATCGCCTGTAGCCCCGCCGCCGCCATTAAACAAAGGGCTGGCGTGCTGGAGGCGGATTCGGGCAATCATACCATATGCAGATCCTCTGGTGGGGCGTCCGAATTGTGCTATAGGAACAGAAGACGGTAAAAAAGGAGCCGCTCTTTCCATCTCAGAACAGATATATTCCACAGATTCGTCGTAAGTGGCTCTTTCATTGACATAATAACTCGGTTCTTTATTGGTGTCGTATACCTGATCTCCCAACAAGATAACGGGACCGTGTACAGATAATATATGCCAATATGCATAAGCACGCAGGAAATAAGTATAGCCTAAGTATGTATTCCGTTCAATGGTTGTCAAACCTTCACACTTGTGTATATTGGCAATGATCAGATTGGCTTTACGGATAATTTTATACATCTGGTCCCACAAATATAAATTACCACCTGAACTTGCTATATTATCCGCATTGATCGTTCCCTGAATTAATTGTCCTGATTGCCAACCTGAAGAGATCCATTGTATAAATCCCTCATCGGAGCAAGCGATTCCGGGAAAAGATTTCCCCTGGGCGGCACCATTACCCCAGATAGCACCTTCAAGAGGAAGCATGCCGGCCGCTCCCCACAGGTATGATTCCAGATTGTCCTTACTGGAAAAAATGGAATCGTAAGTCAGCAAATCTTTAGAGTAATCGCTGATATCCAAGAAATCTTTACACGAGTGAATGCTGATCAGAAAGCAGAAAACCGGAAGAATAAAAAGAAATCTTATAATTATTTTTTTCATGATAATTCATTAATTTATAGATGAATATATAATTGAAAGGCATATTGGGCTGGTATCGGATAAATGACACCGTTACGATAAGCTTGTTCCGGATGGAAAATATCCACCTTGTCCCAAGTATACAGATTGGTTCCGACCAGTTGCATCTCTATAGAGGAAATACCTATTTTTTGCAGTGTTGGTAATTTCATCCTATAACTAATTGATATTTCCTGTAATCTCAGGTACTGGGCATTTCTTTTCCAGAAATCAGATACCTGGGAATTATTATCATTCTTGCCATAGGTTAGCCTGGGAAATACAGCATTAGGATTTTCGGTTGCCGGATCGCCTGAATAAGAGGCAGGTGTCCACCGATTCTTTTGGTCTGCAGCGATGGTCAATACATTACCGGTTGCCTGGTTATGAAAAGGGACATAACCTATTCCGTTACTACCTCCTATTCTATCTTCATAAACCCCGACATGGTAGTATTCCATTTTCCCCGTTCCTTTGAAAAGGAAACCTAAAGTCCAATCTTTATATACAAATTCTCCTCCGAATCCATACATCAATGCAGGATAATTATTCTTCAGGGAAAGCGGGATCTTGTCATAATCATCGATTTTCCCATCAGCATTAACATCCTTATATTTAATATCTCCAGGAAGAACTGTTCCGAATTGTGTTGGACTTGCCGCAACATCAGCTTCGTCACGGAAAAGCCCCAGTGATTTAAATCCTCTTACTGCATCATTAGGCCATCCGTCATAATATTGATAATCATATTTTTGATCCACTTGCTCCCAGGATTTTATCTCATTCAGCGAATAAGTGAAATTTGCCCTGAGCGTAAAACTCATATTTTCGTTGATCGGCTGGATGAAGGTGATGTTACCGTCGGATCCGTAACTTCTCATACTTCCCACATTTCCATACGGCATATTGACAGCGCCGATATAACCGGGTACCTGCGTACGTTGCTGGAAAATACCATCTCGTTTATCATTGAAAAAGTCAACAGTGAAGGAAAACCGTTGTTTGAAAAATTGGGCTTCGATCCCCAAATCACTTTTGATGGCCTTCTCCCATTGTAGGTTATCAGCGCCAACAAGGTTCTCGTTAATCACACTTGATCCGCCCCATCCTACACTACCGGAGTAATCAAAAGTG is part of the Bacteroidales bacterium genome and harbors:
- a CDS encoding RagB/SusD family nutrient uptake outer membrane protein, which translates into the protein MKKIIIRFLFILPVFCFLISIHSCKDFLDISDYSKDLLTYDSIFSSKDNLESYLWGAAGMLPLEGAIWGNGAAQGKSFPGIACSDEGFIQWISSGWQSGQLIQGTINADNIASSGGNLYLWDQMYKIIRKANLIIANIHKCEGLTTIERNTYLGYTYFLRAYAYWHILSVHGPVILLGDQVYDTNKEPSYYVNERATYDESVEYICSEMERAAPFLPSSVPIAQFGRPTRGSAYGMIARIRLQHASPLFNGGGGATGDAGNSARLYYGSWTRASDGKHYVNQDYDERRWALAAYAAKRVMDLNTYSLHTYEADNFTPALPAGMVNKNNYPDGPGGIDPYRSYSDMFTGESLAANNPEYVWGRMDISTRQYTQHSFPKEFGGYGGMALTQKVVDAFYLADGGDPVFPGTVDCPYDETGFFTGSRTQIYSGYELGGGPPVFNMYMNREARFYACVGFSQCFWPMSSTSESGKYNQYFGYAADDNAGKYQSTGNVEDYTTTGYVSKKYVHRDDAWSGSNAARLNKPFGIIRYAEILLSYAEALNNLTQTWAITGSDSVVYTFSRDEAEMAKAFNLVRYRAGLPGLTAEQLATKDNFFEVLERERMIEFLHENRRYYDIRRWGIYMDRDSEPIEGMDVEGRRSDGTYYERVRLNNLRARSRVTDRKMVWLPISTSEIKKVPTISQNPGW
- a CDS encoding SusC/RagA family TonB-linked outer membrane protein is translated as IRYQGLSARFTYGFRDTYMIELNFGYTGSENFQPGDQYGFFPSIAGGWVPTQYEFIKENLPWLDFLKIRASYGSVGNDRITGDRRFAYLTTFDYSGSVGWGGSSVINENLVGADNLQWEKAIKSDLGIEAQFFKQRFSFTVDFFNDKRDGIFQQRTQVPGYIGAVNMPYGNVGSMRSYGSDGNITFIQPINENMSFTLRANFTYSLNEIKSWEQVDQKYDYQYYDGWPNDAVRGFKSLGLFRDEADVAASPTQFGTVLPGDIKYKDVNADGKIDDYDKIPLSLKNNYPALMYGFGGEFVYKDWTLGFLFKGTGKMEYYHVGVYEDRIGGSNGIGYVPFHNQATGNVLTIAADQKNRWTPASYSGDPATENPNAVFPRLTYGKNDNNSQVSDFWKRNAQYLRLQEISISYRMKLPTLQKIGISSIEMQLVGTNLYTWDKVDIFHPEQAYRNGVIYPIPAQYAFQLYIHL